Genomic window (Oncorhynchus masou masou isolate Uvic2021 chromosome 9, UVic_Omas_1.1, whole genome shotgun sequence):
TATGGAGATGTGTTGGGTGGAAAGAAAGACCGGAACCAATTTGAGTTCTTTTATCAGCAATCGTTTTTGAACAATCAATCTATCCTACCAATATAAACATGCATGCTCAGTTTCTAAACGGTCTCTCCACAATAACAATACTAAACAGTTCAGAAGCAACCAGCCAAGATGAAAAAAAGGTGGGATAGATGGTAGGTACTGAAACATATGGTAAGATTACTCTCTGTAATCTCAAGGAACAATTTGGACCAACTATAGCCCCTTGTGAAATCTGCAGCAATGTGTGTTAGTCATACAAAATGTCTTAAAAATCAGCACTAGATCATAAAAAAATgaagagcaaaaaaaaaaaaagataattatCCTCTTTAATTACAATGCACAATGTTCATCATTGAAAAACATGAAACTAAAAGATAGAATAATTGAGTATTTTGGATTGACTATATCAGAGTCGTATAACTAAATCAATATAAAAAGTGATGAATTAACCCATCCATTTGTGAGTGCGGAAATGATTATACATCTCCAatcttcacacacacaaactaggAAGACCACTAGTTATTACAAAACACTGGAAAAGATAAGTATTTTGTACGCTCTATGTTGGACCACTTGTCAAGTCTTCTTCAGGTGGTGAGAAGACCTGGCATGTTCCCTTGCAAGACACAAATCCACTATGCTCCTCAAAAGTGTAGAGTATACTTTAGGTCAGTGTACAAGGTTGCCATGAAGTACCTGAAGCAACAACAGTGTGCTTGTTCACGCCTGATCAGTGAAAGGTCTATGGAGTTCTTAAAATGTTTCTCATTAACATTTTGAGAGACCTGAATCTATACACAAATGACCAATTCTCTAGTATTTACAAGATCAGAGTGTATCGTCCCAGATCTGCAATCACAGATttcacagggggacaaacacaaGATGACCAATTTCAAAGTATTTCTatttattccccccccccaacatGGCTACATAGAAATGATGTAACTTGTGCGCATCATGAAATTAGTGCCATTATGACGCAAACACCAATGTGGTCAGCCTGTAAATCTGAAGTAAGTCTGGTTTAACTAAGGTAAAGGGCAGAAGCTCCTGTTATGATATTGGAGCAATACAGAGTTTTAACGTGCCACACTACCGGTTGGACTCAAGGTTAAAATAAATGTCAAAACATCAACACTTTAAAAACAAAAGTTTGTTAATTAGTCTAATTTCACAAATCTGCCCAAGGTGATTTGGGACTATTCTCTATAGTGAGAGGCAGTTTGGGCAGGTCGAGAGGTCGGTCGGTGGGCTGTGGGGTGATTTCGGCTCAGTCACATGGTGGAGCATTGCCATTGGGGCAGAGGCTAGAGGTTCTGCTGGGGGATCCACTGCACTCAGACTGGACCCGCTGGTCATAGTCAAGGTGTATCCATCACATCACATGATGTACACCTTCTCAGCTTGGGAGAAGCTGAAGACTTCTTTGGTTCTGGGGCAGATTACCTTGTCATCTTGACGAATGGATAGAAGAGACTAGAGGAAGGAGAAATGATTAACATGAATAATAACAATTACTCCATTGCCATTGTAAAGATTAAATGTGTGGGATGTAGAGACTCACGTTGTATCCGTAAACATAGCCGTTGGGCAGCATCATGGGTGGGTTGTTCTCATTCATCACCTCCCCAGAGATTTTGCACACCAGACGGGAGTTGGCACAGTGTGCCATGGGCAGGGGCTGGGCCAGTTTGTTCAGGGACTTGCTGCACACGGGGCAGTCAGGGTTTTTAGAGGTGCCATCCTCCTTATAACACTGACTGGACGCAGAAAGGTTAAGGGCTTAAACTTTATCTTTCACTTTACATTCCAGTACTTAACAGCTGGAGGTCTTTGGCAGAACACATTGAGCCAAATATTTTGAAGACCTTGAATTTGATGTGCAGTTTTAGATAAGTAATTATAGAGAGACTTGGCCATCACAACCAAAAGGAGACAATGTGCATCACCAAAACAAGCAGATGACAGAGCACCACATGTTACTGGTTGAAACAGCTAAACTAAGGAGCACAGAGCAGTGACCAGAAAAGATACGGAGTTTTGATAGCAGACAGGCCAGCCTGGAGTGTGATGGTAAACACTGAGTTGTTGCCCAGCTGATGTAATCTGTAGTTGTCATATCTGAACTGTTGGATCAGCATTTTCCAGCGGGCAGGGTCCAGGAGATCCTGCGAGGGTTGACGGACAAAGAGACGATCAGACCTGATGACAGGCCTACACTATTTGACATACACACAGGAATATGCGCACTACAGGCTAGGGCATTACTATGGTATTACCTTATAAGGGGAGATATGGGTGTCTGAGGGGAACGCCAGCATACCCATCACCTGCCGCACCTCGTCCAGCTGACCCCCCTCTGCTTGGCTGAAGTGCTTCCGCGCATGTCTGTGAAAAACATGTATCATGATTGTTCTCATTTCAACTTTAAATAATGTCTCAATGTTAACCTAAATATTTTAGTACAGGATATGCAATGTCAGCAGAAACGGTTTCCTACCTGACGGCGTCCATGCGCTTGTTCTGTCGGATGAGCTCGATAAATTCCTGGATTCGCAGACTAAACTCCAAACAGCTCTGGAAGGAGAAGCATCAATGagttaatatgtacatataatgTACG
Coding sequences:
- the LOC135545661 gene encoding E3 ubiquitin-protein transferase MAEA, which produces MKMAVQETAAQLSMALKVQEYPTLKVPYETLNKRFRAAQKNIDRETSHVTMVVAELEKTLSSFPVVDSVVSLLDGVVEKLSALKRKAAESIQAEDESAKLCKRRIEHLKEHSSDQPVGVNVWKKKRMDRMMVEHLLRCGYYNTAVKLARQSGIEDLVNIEMFLTAKEVEESLERQETATCLAWCHDNKSRLRKMKSCLEFSLRIQEFIELIRQNKRMDAVRHARKHFSQAEGGQLDEVRQVMGMLAFPSDTHISPYKDLLDPARWKMLIQQFRYDNYRLHQLGNNSVFTITLQAGLSAIKTPQCYKEDGTSKNPDCPVCSKSLNKLAQPLPMAHCANSRLVCKISGEVMNENNPPMMLPNGYVYGYNSLLSIRQDDKVICPRTKEVFSFSQAEKVYIM